The genomic interval GGTTCCCAACGCGCCTGACCACATCTACATCCGACAGAATTCTAGGCAAGCATTCGATCAGCGGGTTGCCATCGTACTGAGGCATGCCTGTAGGAATGTATTCTGCGGGGGAGAACGTCAAATCGTTCATGTCTCAGCCTCGCTTCCCTCGCTGACGACTAGTTTCAGAAACGCCGCGCTTCTCGCGGAACTGGGCCTGCCGGTGACTAGCTTAGAATTTTCTGCCACAGGAGGTATGTTATCCACAACGCGTAGCTGATTCAGATCAGCGGTATGGGAATCGCGCTCGGTCTGAGCTTCGGTAGCACGCTTGGCACGTTTGTCCCGCTTGAAATCTGCATTCGATTTCGGGTCACCCTGAGCGACACGTTTGGATTTGGCCCGGTCAAAGATTTCCTCTTGCCGCCCCCTTACCAGCGCCGCAGTATTATCACTGTCATAACGGGCATCCGGCGAAACTTGGTTCAGGACATGGATCATATCAAGAACCTCCTCCATACGGAGTCCACCATATTTCTGCCGTTGCTGCGGTACAATAGTTAAAGCCTCAAAACCTGCTTCTGACTTGATCCAACAATTTTCAATAGAGTTAGGATCATAGAATACTCGAACATATTTCGTCCGCAGGTTGTGCGAGCGCTCCAACCACTCCTCGCGTAACGCTGTTTGACATGTATACTGTACGCCTTGGAAAACAATACCGCCTCGACTTATACGACACTGCTGAGAGGGCAATAGAGCGATTTTCAACTCAGCCGGCGATACTACTTTTGAATTTATAGGGCTATTATCCTTCGACCAATTCCAAATCGCTATAGGCGTTGCTTCCACTCCGCCGGCAATCATCTCGCGATTTAAAAGGTGTGGTATCCGCAGGCTCTTATTGTGAGCCAAGACTCCTACAATAACCATTTCGGTGAACTCGTCGATATCCAAAATGGCATCGAGTTGGTAGTCCCTATCGCCGCGCTCCATTTTACGAGCATCCACTCCGCCTGGAACGAACTTCAAGTCGAGGTGTTCATTGATCAGACGGAAACGGCTTTCGATGATCCCTTTCCAATCAGGCCTGAAAGGAGGCAAAATTTGCACCCCAAGCCCCAAGCTTTGGGAGAGCGTTGCCCCCGCCTCGCTTAGAAGTTCAGCCCGGTCAGCCACAATTTCGACTGGCAAATGCGAGCATGGCCAGTCAGCTTCCTCAATGTCTACGTTGTATCGTTTGCAAAACTCAACCTTTGAGGTGCAAGCGTTGTATATCGCGTGTCTAGCCCCATTCCAGCTGGGCCCCTCAAGGCCCACGTGAATTCCTACAATCATTCTGGTGTAGGTATCGACGACTACATAAAGTATCGGACGCCCAATGAGCCACAGCCTATTAACGCGATGCACTAAATAGACATCAGCGATGGTGGAATCTATCTCATATCGCTGCGTCGCGCCTATCAGGCCTTGGGATGCTGAGCCAACGATAGCCCGATGGTCTTTGTTGTACCTGATAGAACCGCCACGCACCTTGAGCTTATACAGGTCATCGAAAAATAATTTACCGTGATATCTAAGCTGTGCAGTAGTCGGGTAACTGCCGCGTACAATATTTCCTTTCGATCCGTCAGGGAGAGTCGCTCTATAAAATTTGTTTAACATCCACTTATGTGCATCTTTCAGGGTGCCACACTTGCCGCTAGCGACTCGCCCGTAAGCCAAACGGATATGAGAGAGATGGCGCTGTTCGAGCGGGATGGCACCACCATCATTGACAACGACACCAAGATACTTACGCGGCCGACCGGGGATAATACCTGAGGACCGATCCTTTTTCTTCCCACGTCCGCCGCAAGCGCTTGTGTTCCAAAGAAACGCGTTAGGTGTCTGACCCATACTCCAATAGCGGTATAGAAGCCGGTATATCTGCTTACGCTCTACCCCTGTCTCTATGGCATGCGTCGCAACAAGCTTCCCAAAACCAGGACCAAGAATATCCAAGGCAGAGCGATCTTCTACTAAACTTCTTATAAGACTCCAATTTCGATTTCGGCTCGCCTTTTCATTTTCACTAATTTCATCGTCGCTTCTGAGCAGATGTAAAGGAACCATTTCTGGACTTAAGACCGCGCGCCCTGAATCAATTTCGTCAATTAAAACTGACTTATCAATCTGCCACGGCTTGCCTGGATTCATATTCAGCTCAATCACGATAACAGTATCATTATTTATGCCTAAGACCCTAACTGCCTTTTTTAGTAAGCTCGGTTCTTCGCCGGGAGAAACAATGCTGTTAATTTGAAAATCAAGCATGATGAGAAACCTCGGTTGGCGGAGACAAAGCCGCTGACCGATGGCTCGGCCATACGTGCAACGGCTGCGACAAGCTTATTATTTTCGAGGTAATATCAGACTCTAAACGGCCGATCCATAGCAGGTGATGGAAGAGCCGCTTCACGCTCATATAGTCAATATAGATATCACGTGACGCCTTTTCCAAAAGAGCTTTTAAGGGTATTTGATCCGTCTTTGACCCCGCGATGTATTCAAGTAAGTTCCCTATATTTTTCTCAGTCGGCAACGAGGGATGGATATTGGCATAAGTCCTGAGAACTCTGAGGTTCGCTAATCTAATCTTCGAGAGGTTTTCGTGCAGGACCAGCTTCCAGTCCACGCCCCTCATTGACCAGTATTTTTCCTCAATAGCGAGCTTTTCAGCTATTCGATTCCGCACATGAAGATCAGCCTGCTCAAATTCCTTTCTATATTTTACTGAGCGAGCAGCTAACCTCGTTTCACCAGAGGGATCCAAGAAGGTGATGAGAAAGTCCGTCGTCATAACGACAGGTATCTGCGTCCCAGGATATACAGGGTGACGACAATTTATGCTTGAGGCAATTGCTTGAGTCTCAGCCTGTGTAAGCAGGGGGTACTGCTCTCGGATATCAATGATCGAGGCGTCGTGCTCAAGTACAGTGAGGTAATCTCGCTCCGCATTGGACAGCAGGTGATGAGTGCGGAAAATCTTAACTCCCGCAATCATATGGGAGACACCCTTTGATTTGATTTCCCACACCTTGATCCATGGTTTATAGGAATCTCTCACTCCACTTCCACGGCCTGATTTAATTTTTTTATCTATTTTTGATTGGGTCATCAGCTGGCGGTGGGCAGCCTTGACCGGAGCTACGGGCGCAGATGCCATGTTCAAGTCGCTCATGATTGGGCGACCCACTCGAACGGAACGAGGCTGGTGTGTCGTGTAAAGAGGACATGCCAGCGAGCGGGCTCAGCCAGGACAACAGTCACAGCGGTGCGTAGAGGATTGTCACCCAAATCTCCAAGGCCTGGCTCCGGCCTGATGTGCGGTCGGGGCCAGCCTTGTGACAACCTTTATTACGTTGTGACAACCTTTATTGTTTTGTGACAACCTTTATTAATCAAAAACATTTTTACCGGTCATGACAGCCTCTTACTCAACAGTCACCGACTTGGCCAGGTTACGCGGCTGATCCACGTCGGTGCCTTTGAGCACGGCCACGTAGTACGACAGCAGTTGCAGTGGAATGGTGTACAGGATCGGCGCCAGCGCATCGGCGATGTGCGGCACCTTGATCACGTGAGTGCCTTCACCATTGGTCATGCCAGCGTGCTCGTCGGCGAACACTACCAACTCGCCACCACGGGCACGCACTTCCTGCAGGTTGGACTTCAGCTTTTCCAGCAGTTCGTTGTTCGGGGCAACGGTAACCACCGGCATGTCGTTATCCACCAATGCCAACGGGCCGTGCTTCAACTCGCCTGCCGGGTACGCTTCAGCGTGGATGTAGGAGATTTCCTTGAGCTTGAGCGCACCTTCCATCGCCACCGGGTACTGTGCACCCCGGCCGAGGAATAAGGTGTGGTGCTTGTCGGCGAACAGCTCGGCGATTTTCTCGACAGTAGCGTCCATGGCCAGGGCTTCACCCAGGCGGGTCGGCAGGCGACGCAGCTCTTCAACCAGCTCGGCTTCGACGCCCTCTTCCAGAGTACCGCGCACTTGGCCCAGGGCCAGGGTCAGCAGCATCAGCGACACCAGCTGAGTGGTGAAGGCTTTGGTCGAGGCCACACCGATTTCCGGGCCGGCCAAGGTCAGCAGAGTCAGGTCCGACTCACGCACCAGCGAGCTGATGCCCACGTTGCAGATTGCCAGGCTGCCGAGGAAGCCCAGCTCCTTGGCGTTACGCAGCGCGGCCAGGGTGTCAGCAGTTTCGCCCGACTGCGAGATGGAGACGAACAGGGTATCCGGCTGCACCACGACCTTGCGGTAACGGAATTCGCTGGCCACTTCCACCTGACACGGGATGCCAGCCAGGCTTTCCAGCCAGTAACGGGCAACCATACCGGCGTGGTAGCTGGTACCACAGGCAACGATCTGCACGTTGCGCACTTTGGCGAACAGTTCGGCGGCCTGCGGGCCGAAGGCCTGTACCAACACGTTGTCCTTGCCCAGGCGGCCTTCCAGGGTGCGCTGGACCACACTTGGCTGCTCGTGGATTTCCTTGAGCATGAAGTGGCGATAGTTGCCTTTGTCGGCAGCTTCAGCACCTTCATGGTACTGCACGGTTTCGCGTTGAACCTTGTTGCCTTGCTGGTCCCAGATGGTGACCTGGTCACGACGGATTTCAGCGATATCGCCTTCCTCCAGGTACATGAAGCGGTCGGTGACTTGGCGCAGCGCCAGCTGGTCGGAGGCCAGGAAGTTCTCGCCCAGGCCCAGGCCGATGACCAGCGGGCTGCCGCTGCGTGCAGCTACCAGGCGGTCAGGCTGCCCGGCGCTGATCAGTGCCAAGCCATAGGCGCCATGCAGGCGTTTCACCGCGGCTTTCAGGGCATCGGCCAGGTCCGGGATGCTCTTCAGGGTGTGGTGGATCAGGTGGACGATGACCTCGGTGTCAGTCTGCGAACTGAAGACGTAGCCCAGGCCTTTCAGCTCTTCGCGCAGCTCTTCGTGGTTTTCGATGATGCCGTTGTGCACCACAGCCACTTCATCGCCCGAGAAGTGCGGGTGGGCGTTGCCTTCGGTCGGCGCACCGTGGGTCGCCCAACGGGTGTGGGCAATACCCAGCTGACCTACCAGCGGGTCAGCGGCGACAGCAGCTTGCAACTCGCTCACCTTGCCGATACGGCGACGGCGCTCAAGTTCACCCGCCTGGGTCAGAACGGCCAGGCCGGCGCTGTCGTACCCACGATACTCAAGACGCTTGAGACCCTCGATCAGGATGGCCGTGATATTGCGCTCGGCGACAGCACCGACGATTCCACACATGGTTTATTTCTCCTGGCTGATCGCGGCGCAGATCAGGTTGATGCCGCGGGCTTGAATGTGTTCGCGTGCCGCGGCGGGCAGGCGTTCATCTGTAATAAGGGTGTGCACGCTGCTCCAGGGCAGCTCAAGGTTAGGGATCTTGCGCCCCACCTTGTCCGACTCGACCATTACGATCACTTCACGGGCGACTTCGGCCATGACCCGGCTCAACCCAAGCAACTCGTTGAAGGTGGTGGTCCCCCGGCCAAGGTCGATGCCGTCCGCACCGATGAACAGTTGGTCGAAATCGTAGGAGCGCAATACCTGCTCGGCGACCTGCCCCTGGAATGATTCAGAATGAGGGTCCCAGGTGCCACCGGTCATCAGCAGCACAGGCTCGTGTTCGAGGTCGCAAATGGCTCGGGCCACGTTCAGCGAATTGGTCATCACCACCAGGCCGGGCTGGCGCCCCAGTTCGGGGATCATGGCTGCCGTGGTGCTGCCGCTGTCGATGATGATGCGCGCATGTTCGCGGATACGCCCGACGGCGGCACGCGCAATGGCCTTCTTGTAGGAAGACACAGGCTGGGCCGGCTCACCGAGCAGTTCTTGCGGCACCGGTACCGCACCGCCATAGCGCCGCAGCAACAGGCCATTGGTTTCGAGGGCAGCGAGGTCTTTGCGAATGGTCACTTCCGAAGTTTCGAAACGCTTGGCCAAGGCGTCCACGCTCACCTCACCCTGTTCGCTGAGCAAAGCCAGGATATTGTGCCGCCGCTGGGGTGTATTTCGTTTCGACATTTGCTCTTAAGTTTCGTTTCGAAAGATAATGGTTGCAATCAAAACCTAACACGCCCGTTTCGTCAAGCAGTTGCTGCCCTGTGGATAGTTTTGTCAGATTTGGCGCGGTCCCACTGGATTACCGATCGGCCAATAAAAAAGCCGACTTATTCGCATAAGTCGGCTTTCGATCGAAGCAGCTGTGGGTAACTCAGCTCTTCTTGATTTTCTCCGGCCGCTTCCAGCCCGAGATATTGCGCTGGCGCGCACGGCCTACAGCCAGGTCGGCAGCTTCGACGGTCTGGGTGATGGTTGAACCGGCTGCGGTGGTCGCACCGGCCTTGATTTCCACAGGCGCCACCAGCGAGTTGTTCGAGCCGATAAACACGTCCTCGCCCATTACCGTCTTGAACTTGTTGGCGCCATCGTAGTTGCAGGTGATGGTGCCAGCGCCGATATTGGTGCGTGCACCGATTTCAGCGTCGCCCAGGTAGGTCAGGTGACCTGCCTTGGCGCCTTCACCCAGGTGGGCGTTTTTCAGTTCGACAAAGTTACCCACATGGGCCTTGGCGTCCAGCACGCTGCCCGGGCGCAGGCGGGCGAACGGGCCGGCATCGCTGCACTCGCCCATCACGGCGCCTTCAAGGTGGCTGTTGGCTTTGACCACCGCGCCTTTGCGCAGGGTGGTGTTCTTGATGACGCAGTTAGGGCCGATCTGCACATCGTCCTCGATGACCACTTTGCCTTCGAGAATCACGTTGATGTCGATCAGCACATCACGACCAACGGTCACTTCACCCCGTACGTCGAAGCGGGCCGGATCGCGCAGGGTCACACCCTGGGCCATCAGGCGGCGGCCTTCACGCAGCTGGTAGTGACGCTCAAGCTCGGACAGCTGACGACGATCGTTGGCGCCCTGCACTTCCATCGGGTCGTGTGGCTGTTCAGTGGCCACCACCAGGCCGTCAGCCACTGCCATGGCGATGACGTCGGTCAGGTAGTACTCGCCCTGGGCGTTGTTGTTCGACAGGCGGCCCATCCAGTCGGCCAGGCGCGCGGCTGGCAGGGCCAGAATACCGGTGTTGCCTTCCTTGATCGCTTTCTGCGCGTCGTTGGCGTCCTTGTGCTCAACGATGGCAGTCACCTTACCCTGCTCGTCACGCACGATGCGGCCATAGCCGGTCGGGTCATCGAGCGCGACGGTAAGCAGACCCAGTTGCTCAGCATTGGCCTTGGCCAACAGACGCTGCAAGGTCTCCACTTCGATCAACGGTACATCGCCGTACAGTACCAGCACGGTGTCGGCGGTCACGGCTGGCAGAGCCTGAGCTACCGCATGGCCGGTGCCCAACTGTTTTTCCTGCATGACGAAGTTCAAGTCGTCAGCGGCCAGACGCTCGCGAACCAGCTCCGCACCATGGCCAATGACCACGTGGATACCTTGCGGCTGCAGTTGGCGCGCACTGTGGATAACATGGCCAAGCATGGAGTTGCCGGCTACCGGGTGCAGCACCTTGGGCAGCGCCGAGCGCATGCGAGTGCCTTGGCCCGCGGCGAGAATAACGATATCGAGTGACATTACTGGCTACCAATCCTGGGTGGTCAGTGAAATGACCGGGGAAATCAGAAAAAGAAAAAGGGTAGCCGAGGCTACCCTTTTACTCAATCGCAACAGAAGTTATCAGCCGAGGCCGATTACTTGCCTTTGCGCATTTGCTGGACGGTACGCAGCTGGGCTGCGGCCTCGGCCAGACGTGCGGCGGCGGCACCGTAGTCGAAGTCCGCGCCTTTCAGATTCAGGGCGTTCTCAGCAGCCTTGAGGGCTTCCTGAGCTTGCGCTTCATCCAGGTCTGCAGCACGTTGCACGGTATCGGCAAGCACCTTGACCATGTTCGGCTGAACCTCGAGGAAGCCACCAGAGATGTAGAACACCTCTTGGGCGCCACCCTGCTTGGTCAGCGTGATCGGACCTGGCTTCAGATTGGTGATCAGCGGCGCGTGGCCTGGAGCGATACCAAGATCACCCAGGTTACCGTGCGCAACCACCATCTCGACCAGACCGGAGAAAATTTCTCCTTCCGCGCTGACGATATCGCAATGGACTGTCATAGCCATCTGCTTGCCTCAACCTGATAGCGCCCCTTGCGGGGCGCAGGAATTACAGTTTCTTGGCTTTCTCGATCGCTTCGTCGATGCTGCCGACCATGTAGAACGCTTGTTCTGGCAGGTGGTCGTAGTCACCTTTGAGGATGCCGCTGAAGCCAGCGATGGTGTCTTTCAGGGAAACGTACTTGCCTGGCGAACCGGTGAAGACTTCGGCCACGAAGAACGGCTGCGACAGGAAGCGCTGGATCTTACGAGCGCGGGCTACCAGTTGCTTGTCGGTCTCGGACAGTTCGTCCATACCCA from Pseudomonas fortuita carries:
- a CDS encoding Mu transposase C-terminal domain-containing protein, whose amino-acid sequence is MLDFQINSIVSPGEEPSLLKKAVRVLGINNDTVIVIELNMNPGKPWQIDKSVLIDEIDSGRAVLSPEMVPLHLLRSDDEISENEKASRNRNWSLIRSLVEDRSALDILGPGFGKLVATHAIETGVERKQIYRLLYRYWSMGQTPNAFLWNTSACGGRGKKKDRSSGIIPGRPRKYLGVVVNDGGAIPLEQRHLSHIRLAYGRVASGKCGTLKDAHKWMLNKFYRATLPDGSKGNIVRGSYPTTAQLRYHGKLFFDDLYKLKVRGGSIRYNKDHRAIVGSASQGLIGATQRYEIDSTIADVYLVHRVNRLWLIGRPILYVVVDTYTRMIVGIHVGLEGPSWNGARHAIYNACTSKVEFCKRYNVDIEEADWPCSHLPVEIVADRAELLSEAGATLSQSLGLGVQILPPFRPDWKGIIESRFRLINEHLDLKFVPGGVDARKMERGDRDYQLDAILDIDEFTEMVIVGVLAHNKSLRIPHLLNREMIAGGVEATPIAIWNWSKDNSPINSKVVSPAELKIALLPSQQCRISRGGIVFQGVQYTCQTALREEWLERSHNLRTKYVRVFYDPNSIENCWIKSEAGFEALTIVPQQRQKYGGLRMEEVLDMIHVLNQVSPDARYDSDNTAALVRGRQEEIFDRAKSKRVAQGDPKSNADFKRDKRAKRATEAQTERDSHTADLNQLRVVDNIPPVAENSKLVTGRPSSARSAAFLKLVVSEGSEAET
- a CDS encoding TnsA endonuclease N-terminal domain-containing protein; this translates as MASAPVAPVKAAHRQLMTQSKIDKKIKSGRGSGVRDSYKPWIKVWEIKSKGVSHMIAGVKIFRTHHLLSNAERDYLTVLEHDASIIDIREQYPLLTQAETQAIASSINCRHPVYPGTQIPVVMTTDFLITFLDPSGETRLAARSVKYRKEFEQADLHVRNRIAEKLAIEEKYWSMRGVDWKLVLHENLSKIRLANLRVLRTYANIHPSLPTEKNIGNLLEYIAGSKTDQIPLKALLEKASRDIYIDYMSVKRLFHHLLWIGRLESDITSKIISLSQPLHVWPSHRSAALSPPTEVSHHA
- the glmS gene encoding glutamine--fructose-6-phosphate transaminase (isomerizing), which translates into the protein MCGIVGAVAERNITAILIEGLKRLEYRGYDSAGLAVLTQAGELERRRRIGKVSELQAAVAADPLVGQLGIAHTRWATHGAPTEGNAHPHFSGDEVAVVHNGIIENHEELREELKGLGYVFSSQTDTEVIVHLIHHTLKSIPDLADALKAAVKRLHGAYGLALISAGQPDRLVAARSGSPLVIGLGLGENFLASDQLALRQVTDRFMYLEEGDIAEIRRDQVTIWDQQGNKVQRETVQYHEGAEAADKGNYRHFMLKEIHEQPSVVQRTLEGRLGKDNVLVQAFGPQAAELFAKVRNVQIVACGTSYHAGMVARYWLESLAGIPCQVEVASEFRYRKVVVQPDTLFVSISQSGETADTLAALRNAKELGFLGSLAICNVGISSLVRESDLTLLTLAGPEIGVASTKAFTTQLVSLMLLTLALGQVRGTLEEGVEAELVEELRRLPTRLGEALAMDATVEKIAELFADKHHTLFLGRGAQYPVAMEGALKLKEISYIHAEAYPAGELKHGPLALVDNDMPVVTVAPNNELLEKLKSNLQEVRARGGELVVFADEHAGMTNGEGTHVIKVPHIADALAPILYTIPLQLLSYYVAVLKGTDVDQPRNLAKSVTVE
- a CDS encoding DeoR/GlpR family DNA-binding transcription regulator codes for the protein MSKRNTPQRRHNILALLSEQGEVSVDALAKRFETSEVTIRKDLAALETNGLLLRRYGGAVPVPQELLGEPAQPVSSYKKAIARAAVGRIREHARIIIDSGSTTAAMIPELGRQPGLVVMTNSLNVARAICDLEHEPVLLMTGGTWDPHSESFQGQVAEQVLRSYDFDQLFIGADGIDLGRGTTTFNELLGLSRVMAEVAREVIVMVESDKVGRKIPNLELPWSSVHTLITDERLPAAAREHIQARGINLICAAISQEK
- the glmU gene encoding bifunctional UDP-N-acetylglucosamine diphosphorylase/glucosamine-1-phosphate N-acetyltransferase GlmU, with the protein product MSLDIVILAAGQGTRMRSALPKVLHPVAGNSMLGHVIHSARQLQPQGIHVVIGHGAELVRERLAADDLNFVMQEKQLGTGHAVAQALPAVTADTVLVLYGDVPLIEVETLQRLLAKANAEQLGLLTVALDDPTGYGRIVRDEQGKVTAIVEHKDANDAQKAIKEGNTGILALPAARLADWMGRLSNNNAQGEYYLTDVIAMAVADGLVVATEQPHDPMEVQGANDRRQLSELERHYQLREGRRLMAQGVTLRDPARFDVRGEVTVGRDVLIDINVILEGKVVIEDDVQIGPNCVIKNTTLRKGAVVKANSHLEGAVMGECSDAGPFARLRPGSVLDAKAHVGNFVELKNAHLGEGAKAGHLTYLGDAEIGARTNIGAGTITCNYDGANKFKTVMGEDVFIGSNNSLVAPVEIKAGATTAAGSTITQTVEAADLAVGRARQRNISGWKRPEKIKKS
- a CDS encoding F0F1 ATP synthase subunit epsilon, giving the protein MAMTVHCDIVSAEGEIFSGLVEMVVAHGNLGDLGIAPGHAPLITNLKPGPITLTKQGGAQEVFYISGGFLEVQPNMVKVLADTVQRAADLDEAQAQEALKAAENALNLKGADFDYGAAAARLAEAAAQLRTVQQMRKGK